A genomic stretch from Astatotilapia calliptera chromosome 4, fAstCal1.2, whole genome shotgun sequence includes:
- the csdc2b gene encoding cold shock domain-containing protein C2 → MADPSLTSPSGTPLRSPSSSVTLSFPFLSERSRVWEEGREQPLPRELPSPLPTKRTRTYSATVRAHSGPVFKGVCKNFSRSQGHGFIQPSHGGEDIFVHISDIEGEYVPVEGDEVTYKVCRVPPKNLKVQAVEVKIAHLKPGTKHETWSGQIISS, encoded by the exons ATGGCGGACCCCAGTCTCACATCGCCCTCTGGGACCCCTCTGCGTTCCCCCAGCAGCTCTGTCACCCTATCCTTCCCCTTCTTGAGCGAGAGGAGCCGGGTGTGGGAGGAAGGAAGGGAGCAGCCCCTGCCGCGAGAACTGCCCAGCCCACTGCCGACCAAACGCACCCGCACATACTCTGC CACTGTGCGCGCTCACTCAGGTCCAGTTTTTAAAGGAGTATGTAAGAACTTCTCCAGGTCACAAGGTCACGGTTTCATCCAACCTTCCCACGGCGGTGAAGACATCTTTGTTCACATCTCAGA CATCGAGGGGGAATACGTCCCAGTCGAGGGAGATGAAGTCACATACAAAGTATGCCGGGTCCCACCCAAAAACCTGAAGGTGCAGGCGGTGGAGGTGAAGATCGCACACCTCAAGCCAGGAACGAAACATGAGACCTGGTCTGGGCAGATCATCAGCTCGTAG
- the pmm1 gene encoding phosphomannomutase 1: MEKAQGFSPDRNVLCLFDVDGTLTPPREKIDPELDEFFQTLRKKVKIGIVGGSDYSKIAEQLGEGDDVIHKFDYVFAENGTVQYKDGKLLSKHAIQNQIGEELLQDLINFCLSYMGLIKLPKKRGTFIEFRNGMINISPIGRSCTAEERIEFSEIDKREKIREKFVAALKKEFAGKGLRFTKGGLISFDIFPEGWDKRLCLEVLEREGLDAIYFFGNETSDGGNDYEIFNDPRTIGFTVYSPEDTARLCRELFFDALPHES; the protein is encoded by the exons ATGGAGAAAGCACAGGGCTTCTCTCCGGACAGAAACGTCCTCTGCCTGTTTGATGTGGACGGCACTCTGACACCACCGAGAGAG aAAATCGACCCAGAGCTGGATGAGTTCTTCCAGACTCTGCGTAAGAAGGTGAAGATCGGCATCGTGGGAGGGTCGGACTACTCGAAGATTGCAGAGCAGCTTGGGGAGGGAGATGATG TGATACACAAGTTTGATTATGTGTTTGCTGAAAATGGGACAGTGCAGTACAAAGATGGGAAACTCCTCTCAAAACAT GCCATTCAAAACCAGATCGGGGAGGAGCTGCTGCAGGACCTGATCAACTTCTGCCTCAGTTACATGGGACTTATCAAACTGCCAAAGAAAAG GGGTACATTTATTGAGTTCAGGAACGGAATGATCAACATCTCCCCCATCGGTCGGAGCTGCACGGCAGAGGAACGAATTGAATTTTCTGAAATCGACAAG agagagaagatCAGAGAGAAATTTGTTGCTGCTCTGAAAAAGGAGTTTGCTGGAAAAGGACTACGGTTTACTAAAG GTGGCCTCATCAGCTTTGACATTTTCCCAGAGGGCTGGGACAAGAGACTCTGTTTAGAGGTGCTGGAGAGGGAAGGCTTGGATGCCATCTACTTTTTTGGCAATGAGACCTCAGAT ggAGGAAACGACTATGAAATTTTCAACGACCCACGGACCATCGGCTTCACGGTCTACTCTCCAGAGGACACAGCTCGGCTCTGTCGGGAGCTTTTCTTTGACGCTTTACCACATGAGTCCTGA